TTTTTGTTAACTGCATCCAATCTTCAGCAGCGGACGGATCAATTCCTTTTAGTCCCAAAAACTCCGTAGCACCATATTTCCGCAACTCTTTAATCGGGGCCCGTCTGATGGTGGGTACTGATGTAGTAACAGGTACAGTTCCTGCTACACGCTGTAATGCATCGGCTATAGTTCTTAACAATTGTGAATCATCTCTTTCTCTTCCTATATTAGGAGGCTGATTATTTAACGGATTCACACTAGGTGTAGCAGATTCGGTTTCTTCGAATTCTTGACTTCCAGTATACATTTCCTGTTCATCATCATGCATTCTTTCATCtgacattttatctataaaacaaaatcaaataaatatattagcaTCCAAAACCCGACCCAGCTTCAActtaaatgtggcatgtacttctagactCTACTCCGGGCCCGATTTAGGCCGAGAATtggctaaaccttagctct
The genomic region above belongs to Gossypium hirsutum isolate 1008001.06 chromosome D05, Gossypium_hirsutum_v2.1, whole genome shotgun sequence and contains:
- the LOC107944745 gene encoding uncharacterized protein translates to MSDERMHDDEQEMYTGSQEFEETESATPSVNPLNNQPPNIGRERDDSQLLRTIADALQRVAGTVPVTTSVPTIRRAPIKELRKYGATEFLGLKGIDPSAAEDWMQLTKRVLQQLDCTPRESLICAVSLLQGEAYLWWESVVRHLLEDRVTWDLFQKEFQKKYIGEMYIEEKKQEFLVLKQGNMTVLDYEREFSRLSRYASEYVPTEADCCK